A single window of Chloracidobacterium sp. DNA harbors:
- a CDS encoding 3-deoxy-D-manno-octulosonic acid transferase, protein MFFLYSIILTIAFVVLLPRFIFDAIFNGKYASGLTQRLGFLPAFIQDGRPVIWVHCVSVGETNAARPLIQRLKSDLAPFRLIVSTTTRTGQQLARQVFAEHAEVIFYFPFDWKFSVRRALRRFAPSSVLLLETELWFNFLREANKSGAKVAIVNGRLSERSYKRFGYLKNFMRRVLSYPDLALMQSNLDAKRLMALGMRATKLKVTGNMKFDQTVDDDGVLATEFRTRFGISGDVPLIVAASTHDPEEKWLLEAFKRVWKSAAGTLPRLLIAPRHPERFRSVVDLIKGSGFGWARRSETASSRDLNAEVIILDSIGELRSALSLADIVFVGGSLIPHGGQSILEPAAAGKAIITGPHTSNFKVVVDEFLKQDALIQLSPSADSEIVDQLAAAISQLLDDPERRRVFADNAAKVMATNRGATQKTVEYLRELIDDQGGK, encoded by the coding sequence ATGTTTTTCCTCTACAGCATCATTTTGACGATCGCCTTCGTGGTGCTGCTTCCGCGATTTATCTTCGATGCCATTTTTAACGGCAAATACGCTTCAGGGTTAACTCAGCGGCTCGGATTTCTGCCGGCATTTATCCAAGATGGCCGTCCGGTAATTTGGGTACATTGTGTTTCCGTGGGCGAAACTAACGCTGCACGACCGCTGATCCAACGATTGAAGAGCGATCTTGCACCATTTCGCCTGATCGTTTCCACCACGACACGAACGGGACAGCAACTTGCACGACAAGTCTTTGCTGAGCACGCTGAAGTTATTTTTTATTTTCCGTTCGATTGGAAATTCAGTGTTCGTCGTGCCCTGCGCAGATTCGCACCTTCGTCGGTGTTATTGCTCGAGACTGAACTTTGGTTCAATTTTCTGCGTGAGGCTAACAAGAGCGGAGCAAAGGTCGCGATCGTAAACGGCAGATTGTCAGAACGCTCATATAAGCGTTTCGGCTATCTCAAGAATTTTATGCGGAGAGTTCTCTCGTATCCGGATCTTGCATTAATGCAGTCTAATCTGGACGCCAAGCGGCTAATGGCTCTCGGGATGCGTGCGACAAAGCTCAAGGTGACCGGCAATATGAAATTCGACCAGACGGTCGATGATGATGGGGTGTTGGCAACCGAATTTCGCACCCGATTCGGAATTTCAGGCGACGTGCCGCTGATCGTTGCCGCCAGTACACACGATCCGGAGGAAAAGTGGCTACTCGAGGCTTTCAAACGGGTTTGGAAATCCGCCGCCGGAACATTGCCGCGGCTCCTCATCGCTCCCAGGCACCCCGAGAGATTTCGTTCAGTCGTCGATTTGATCAAAGGTTCGGGATTCGGTTGGGCACGTAGATCTGAAACTGCCTCAAGCCGGGACCTTAATGCGGAAGTGATCATCCTGGACAGCATTGGCGAGTTGCGGTCCGCATTATCGCTGGCGGATATAGTATTTGTCGGCGGCAGCCTGATCCCGCACGGCGGTCAGAGCATACTCGAGCCCGCCGCCGCCGGAAAGGCTATAATCACAGGTCCGCACACTTCGAATTTTAAGGTTGTTGTCGACGAGTTCTTAAAGCAAGACGCTCTGATCCAATTGTCTCCGTCCGCCGACAGTGAAATAGTCGATCAGCTTGCCGCCGCCATTTCTCAACTGCTCGATGACCCCGAACGTCGGCGGGTATTTGCCGACAATGCCGCAAAGGTGATGGCAACAAATCGCGGAGCAACGCAGAAGACGGTCGAGTACCTCAGAGAACTAATTGACGATCAGGGTGGGAAATGA
- a CDS encoding glycosyltransferase, which produces MTYVFIILASVLIYFSVKSLHGGFEYLQFFRRSLADRSDQFTPFASVIAPCRGIDQGMSDNLLALLTQDYPDYEVIYVVDDADDEAVPLIERAAAEFANTKLVVAPRAVGSSQKVENLREAVTHVRDDSHVFVFVDSDSRPSKSWLSNLIAPLSDPNIGAATGYRWFISPNPTFASELRSVWNASVASNLGPDTAKNFCWGGAMAIARSTFERVGMLEKWKGTLSDDFTVTRGMRDAKLPIVFVPEALSASVENCTLREMVEFTTRQMKITRVYDAPLWTLSFIGSGLFCLVMSAALLIAILSSLNDAIVWFSIATLAIVSICSVGKAWLRLNAVKLVLTEYQVELDRQFLSQITLWALTPIIFFYNSVAALFSRRLLWRGTQYILKSHRETVIIAD; this is translated from the coding sequence ATGACCTACGTTTTCATTATTTTAGCTTCTGTCCTGATCTATTTCAGCGTCAAATCACTTCACGGCGGTTTCGAGTATCTGCAATTCTTTCGGCGTTCACTCGCCGATCGTTCTGATCAATTTACCCCTTTCGCGTCGGTCATCGCACCGTGCCGCGGCATCGATCAAGGGATGTCTGACAATCTGCTGGCATTGCTGACCCAGGATTATCCGGACTACGAGGTTATATACGTCGTTGATGACGCGGATGATGAGGCCGTTCCTTTGATCGAGCGTGCTGCCGCCGAATTTGCCAATACCAAACTCGTCGTCGCACCCCGGGCGGTCGGATCGAGCCAAAAGGTCGAAAATCTACGCGAAGCTGTAACGCACGTTCGTGACGATTCGCACGTATTTGTGTTTGTCGATTCTGATTCCCGCCCGTCCAAGTCGTGGTTGAGTAATCTTATTGCCCCGCTTTCTGACCCGAATATCGGAGCAGCGACCGGATATCGCTGGTTCATTTCGCCAAATCCGACGTTTGCCTCTGAACTCCGCTCAGTGTGGAACGCTTCCGTGGCTTCGAATCTCGGGCCGGACACCGCAAAAAATTTCTGTTGGGGCGGAGCGATGGCCATTGCCCGTTCGACATTTGAACGCGTCGGAATGCTCGAGAAATGGAAAGGTACACTCTCAGACGATTTCACAGTCACTCGAGGAATGCGTGATGCCAAACTGCCGATCGTCTTCGTCCCCGAGGCATTATCAGCCTCAGTTGAAAACTGCACTTTACGCGAAATGGTAGAGTTTACGACGCGCCAGATGAAGATCACGCGCGTTTATGACGCCCCACTTTGGACGTTATCATTTATCGGATCCGGATTATTCTGCTTGGTAATGTCGGCAGCACTATTGATCGCCATCCTTTCATCACTCAATGACGCGATCGTGTGGTTCAGTATTGCCACTTTGGCGATCGTCTCGATATGCAGCGTCGGGAAAGCGTGGCTTCGGCTAAATGCTGTAAAGCTAGTGCTCACGGAATATCAAGTAGAGCTTGACCGCCAGTTCTTAAGTCAGATCACGCTCTGGGCGTTGACGCCTATTATATTTTTTTATAATTCGGTGGCAGCTCTTTTTTCCAGACGTTTGCTTTGGCGCGGAACTCAGTACATATTGAAATCACACCGTGAAACTGTCATCATAGCCGATTAG
- a CDS encoding AtpZ/AtpI family protein, with protein MDETNKNASGSENIDDADLNEWLNDWPIDAADPDHLDSAVDTALGGGELDGVSTPAAEPPFETPFLPIEYTPISQDETIRRTGLAWSAGIVFFASIAFTLFLGWLADLVLGSSPWGLVGGIVLGSIIGFIQFFRLTSQIFGSGNSKPVIKSLLSHDDDDN; from the coding sequence ATGGACGAAACTAATAAAAATGCAAGCGGGTCCGAAAACATCGATGACGCCGATCTCAATGAATGGCTCAATGATTGGCCGATCGACGCGGCAGACCCCGACCATCTCGACTCTGCGGTCGACACCGCTCTGGGCGGGGGAGAATTAGATGGAGTTTCGACGCCGGCGGCCGAACCGCCATTTGAAACACCATTTTTACCGATCGAATACACTCCCATCAGCCAGGATGAAACGATCCGCCGCACCGGACTTGCTTGGTCCGCCGGTATAGTGTTTTTTGCGTCGATCGCGTTCACGCTTTTTCTGGGTTGGCTCGCTGACCTCGTCTTAGGAAGTTCGCCTTGGGGATTGGTGGGCGGGATCGTTCTTGGGTCGATTATTGGCTTTATCCAGTTTTTTAGACTCACTTCGCAGATTTTCGGTTCCGGGAACTCAAAACCGGTAATAAAATCCCTGCTTTCGCACGATGATGACGACAATTAA
- a CDS encoding ATP synthase subunit I: protein MVDDLDPLTSEQPLPPELSQRRILFIMGAVVSAGTIVGSIFVSGKFGAAAFLGGVASILNFFWQRGSTKALFDSTAGGERPLLLAIRYLLRYVVLGAFVAFFYFTGLLPVTGIILGLASFALAVVVEGLLSIFYSSN from the coding sequence ATGGTCGACGACCTTGATCCTTTGACATCCGAACAACCCTTGCCGCCTGAGCTGTCTCAGCGGAGGATATTGTTCATAATGGGCGCGGTCGTGTCGGCCGGAACAATAGTCGGTTCGATCTTTGTATCAGGCAAATTTGGGGCAGCCGCGTTCTTAGGCGGAGTAGCGTCGATCCTCAATTTTTTTTGGCAAAGGGGTTCGACTAAGGCACTTTTTGATTCGACTGCGGGCGGAGAACGACCGTTATTATTGGCGATCAGATATTTGTTACGATACGTCGTTCTTGGTGCCTTTGTAGCATTTTTCTATTTCACCGGATTGTTACCGGTCACAGGGATAATTCTCGGGCTTGCGTCATTTGCGCTTGCCGTGGTCGTTGAGGGCCTTTTAAGTATTTTTTATAGTTCTAATTAG
- the atpB gene encoding F0F1 ATP synthase subunit A encodes MFLFSEGGGHHTPLIVEFINHYVGEPVYHFQMAYTRPIWVAFFNKFGTTPEKVFASEYSPQTAIPWYTVMFVIACILTVVAVRLLKGRLSDDDPKPGQLTLEAGYLAIKGLVVSVIGEHGFKYFPVVATFAILILVSNLMGQFPLFMSPTASVNVTFALGISSFVYYNYVGIAENGIWGHLGHLAGPRLPILLTLVITPLIFAIELISNLIRPFTLGVRLFANMFSDEKVFLEITNLAPPITHFVLPLVLTMLGVFVAFVQAFVFTLLSTIYLSEVSHAHHDEHEDEPGVEAHGEAVVAHA; translated from the coding sequence ATGTTTTTATTTTCAGAAGGCGGCGGACACCATACGCCATTGATCGTCGAGTTTATCAACCACTACGTGGGCGAGCCGGTCTATCATTTCCAAATGGCATACACGCGGCCGATCTGGGTGGCGTTTTTCAATAAATTTGGCACGACACCGGAAAAGGTCTTTGCCTCAGAATATTCGCCTCAGACCGCGATTCCGTGGTACACGGTAATGTTTGTGATCGCGTGCATACTGACCGTTGTTGCCGTCAGGCTACTCAAAGGCCGACTCTCGGACGATGACCCCAAACCCGGCCAGTTGACGCTTGAGGCCGGCTATCTTGCGATCAAGGGCCTGGTGGTCAGCGTGATCGGTGAACACGGATTCAAGTACTTTCCGGTTGTGGCCACATTCGCCATTCTGATCTTGGTCTCCAATCTAATGGGGCAATTCCCGTTGTTTATGTCACCGACCGCATCGGTCAACGTGACGTTTGCTCTGGGCATATCGTCGTTTGTCTATTACAACTACGTCGGCATTGCAGAAAATGGAATTTGGGGACACCTCGGCCATCTGGCCGGCCCTAGACTGCCGATCCTATTGACGCTGGTCATTACGCCGCTTATATTCGCGATCGAGCTGATCAGTAATTTGATCAGGCCGTTTACACTCGGTGTACGACTTTTTGCGAATATGTTTTCCGACGAAAAGGTATTTCTCGAGATCACAAATCTTGCACCGCCGATTACGCACTTTGTTCTGCCGTTGGTTTTAACAATGCTCGGCGTGTTCGTTGCTTTTGTGCAGGCATTTGTGTTCACACTTTTGTCGACGATCTATCTCAGCGAAGTTTCGCACGCTCATCACGATGAACACGAAGATGAGCCCGGCGTTGAAGCTCACGGCGAAGCCGTTGTAGCACACGCGTAA
- a CDS encoding ATP synthase F0 subunit C has product MNKLKYLFFATLALALTAIPAMAQAAAADNESTVLTAKALGGGIGFGLAAGMAAIAQGIVGSRAAEGAARNPGAAGTVQTMMIIALALIESLVLFALLIVFVKL; this is encoded by the coding sequence ATGAACAAACTTAAATATTTATTTTTCGCAACGCTCGCGTTGGCTCTGACGGCTATCCCGGCTATGGCTCAGGCCGCTGCTGCTGACAACGAGTCGACCGTGCTCACTGCCAAGGCTCTCGGCGGCGGTATCGGATTCGGCTTGGCCGCCGGTATGGCAGCTATCGCACAGGGTATCGTCGGTTCGCGTGCCGCGGAGGGTGCTGCCCGCAATCCTGGTGCAGCCGGAACTGTTCAGACGATGATGATCATCGCGTTGGCTCTTATTGAGTCACTCGTGCTGTTCGCTCTGCTTATCGTCTTCGTTAAGCTCTAG
- a CDS encoding serine/threonine protein kinase: MISDFIGKIIAGKFRIDSLVRETEVGDFYRGTNLTTGVPATIKILAPAMAIDQRYIDRFMRDEKAAAAVSHPNILNNLEIGLDEHGTPHSVYEGMDGGLLSALIREKGQLPVTDAITIAKQVASALSAAHAAGLVHSGLNPDKVFIDSDVSIFAKVFDFGSRTHARNSMSAVGYLSPEQCVTPPSFDQRSDIYSLGVMLYEMLAGERPYNGSTPAETIAKQSAEPPAPLAAFRQDLHPQIEPVILSSMSRNPELRYQSMADLEEDLARIGSEIGADIPTVTAAHTAPPVAVVGRNKWQTAALAITGVAILAAALIYVTSVRQTNPTASLAPDANSLPVQPINPATGAQEDALTKLGDFGDASLVPNGSMELPGTIPGGDGFNAWGNSGMPPAGAPLSGSVVPGPPVGGPQPPQYIPPGGQTVTVDPNGGSVFMPNEGGVILVPVPKSDEPAPTPTPKAPAANTAVKPTQPEPKASPAVIPSGVKPETLAPAQKPAARPAKKAPPAKKTNED, translated from the coding sequence ATGATTAGCGATTTTATTGGAAAGATCATTGCGGGCAAATTTCGTATCGATTCGTTGGTTCGCGAAACCGAGGTCGGCGACTTTTATCGAGGCACAAATCTGACGACCGGCGTACCGGCTACGATCAAGATACTGGCCCCGGCAATGGCGATCGACCAGAGATATATTGACCGATTTATGCGAGACGAAAAAGCGGCGGCGGCCGTTTCGCATCCGAATATCCTGAACAATCTCGAGATCGGGCTCGACGAGCACGGAACACCTCATTCGGTCTACGAAGGCATGGACGGTGGCCTGCTTTCGGCATTGATCCGGGAAAAGGGCCAGTTGCCCGTCACTGACGCGATAACTATCGCTAAACAAGTAGCGTCGGCATTATCTGCCGCCCACGCCGCCGGATTGGTCCATAGCGGGCTCAATCCTGACAAAGTATTCATTGATTCGGACGTGAGCATCTTTGCAAAGGTGTTTGATTTTGGCTCACGCACTCACGCACGCAATTCGATGTCAGCGGTCGGTTACCTTTCGCCCGAGCAATGTGTCACGCCACCGTCGTTTGACCAAAGGTCTGACATTTATTCGTTAGGCGTTATGTTGTACGAAATGCTCGCGGGCGAGCGGCCGTATAACGGGAGTACTCCGGCCGAGACCATTGCAAAGCAATCCGCCGAACCGCCGGCGCCTTTGGCTGCGTTCAGACAGGACCTTCACCCTCAGATCGAGCCTGTGATACTGAGTTCGATGTCACGAAACCCCGAACTCCGTTATCAATCGATGGCAGATCTTGAGGAGGATCTCGCAAGGATCGGCAGCGAGATAGGTGCGGACATTCCAACTGTGACAGCGGCTCATACAGCACCGCCCGTTGCGGTAGTCGGTCGGAATAAGTGGCAGACGGCGGCTCTGGCGATCACCGGCGTGGCGATACTCGCGGCCGCGTTGATCTATGTGACCTCCGTGAGACAAACAAACCCGACGGCCAGCCTGGCGCCGGATGCTAACAGTTTGCCGGTGCAGCCGATCAATCCGGCAACCGGAGCTCAAGAGGACGCACTTACAAAGCTAGGCGACTTTGGCGATGCATCACTTGTGCCAAATGGTTCGATGGAATTACCGGGAACGATTCCGGGGGGCGATGGATTTAACGCCTGGGGTAACAGCGGAATGCCGCCTGCCGGCGCACCGCTTTCGGGTTCCGTTGTACCCGGTCCGCCCGTTGGCGGTCCGCAGCCACCGCAATATATTCCACCCGGCGGTCAGACCGTAACGGTCGACCCGAACGGCGGTAGTGTTTTTATGCCGAACGAAGGCGGCGTGATACTCGTGCCCGTGCCAAAATCTGATGAGCCGGCACCGACCCCGACTCCGAAGGCACCTGCGGCGAATACCGCCGTGAAACCGACGCAACCTGAGCCAAAGGCCTCGCCGGCGGTAATCCCGTCGGGCGTGAAGCCTGAAACACTGGCACCCGCACAAAAGCCGGCGGCGAGACCTGCCAAAAAAGCCCCGCCCGCCAAGAAGACGAACGAGGATTAA
- a CDS encoding MoxR family ATPase, which yields MLTYTPSTVAHIVNELRKTIVGQDDVIEQILVAFLAEGHALIEGVPGTAKTLIIKTLAAAVGAGYSRIQFTPDLMPSDITGTNVFNMQTSEFSLRQGPIFTDILLADEINRTPPKTQAALLEAMEERQTTIDGDRHPLSPIFTVLATENPIEYEGTYPLPEAQLDRFLLKILIDYPEQAEESEIVARWDAGFNSRHFERMEILPLGDPSALQHCRMEVRNMRTEASVQKYIVEIVRKTRNHGSILYGASPRASIALLLCSKALAAIRGRDFATPDDVRDVALPVLRHRLALRAEAELDGSSADIVITDIIKSVEVPR from the coding sequence ATGCTTACTTACACACCATCAACAGTTGCCCACATAGTTAACGAATTGCGCAAAACGATCGTCGGGCAGGACGACGTTATCGAACAGATCCTCGTCGCATTTCTCGCTGAGGGCCACGCTCTGATCGAGGGCGTGCCGGGAACGGCCAAGACGCTTATAATCAAAACTCTCGCCGCCGCAGTCGGCGCGGGCTATTCGCGTATCCAGTTCACGCCGGATCTGATGCCGTCCGATATCACAGGCACAAATGTGTTTAATATGCAGACGTCCGAATTCAGTCTGCGGCAAGGCCCGATTTTTACCGATATCCTCCTCGCGGACGAGATCAACCGGACACCGCCAAAGACCCAAGCGGCTTTGCTCGAGGCGATGGAGGAAAGGCAAACTACGATCGACGGTGACCGGCATCCGCTCTCACCTATTTTCACCGTTCTGGCGACCGAAAATCCGATCGAATACGAAGGTACATATCCGCTGCCCGAAGCCCAACTCGATCGCTTTTTGCTCAAAATATTGATCGACTATCCCGAACAGGCCGAAGAGTCCGAGATCGTAGCACGTTGGGATGCCGGGTTTAATTCGAGGCATTTCGAGCGCATGGAAATACTTCCGCTTGGCGACCCTTCGGCGTTGCAACACTGCCGAATGGAGGTCCGCAATATGCGTACGGAAGCGAGTGTTCAAAAGTATATTGTCGAGATTGTTCGCAAAACTCGAAATCACGGGTCGATACTCTATGGGGCGAGTCCGCGTGCATCGATCGCTCTGTTGCTTTGCTCAAAAGCATTGGCGGCCATTCGCGGCCGTGACTTTGCCACCCCGGACGACGTCCGGGACGTTGCTTTGCCGGTACTCCGTCACCGGCTCGCACTCCGTGCGGAGGCCGAGCTAGACGGTTCGTCTGCCGACATCGTTATCACTGATATAATTAAATCTGTCGAAGTGCCGAGATGA
- a CDS encoding sulfite exporter TauE/SafE family protein — protein sequence MPNIDLILLVIIYLLTSAVGVVTGSNSLIAVPVMFQFGVPARIAVATNMFALVFMSVGGTIPFLRNRTIDVRRISPLLLITLASSALGAILVGYITDQGLKLIVSVAMIAVSIFILVKRDSGVDPQSSVTGKSLAVTFVLTFILGVYGGLFSGGYVTMLTAVLVAFFGMTFSQSIAATKLINVVSSTIATAVFMWQGLVDYKLGLILGVTMFVGAYVGAYYTTKMSDVWLKRIFLFTVLLLAIKILYDYF from the coding sequence ATGCCGAACATCGATCTGATATTGCTGGTCATCATCTATCTGCTGACAAGTGCGGTCGGCGTTGTCACCGGCAGCAATTCCCTGATAGCGGTGCCGGTGATGTTTCAATTTGGCGTCCCGGCGAGGATCGCGGTGGCAACCAATATGTTCGCGCTGGTCTTTATGTCCGTTGGCGGCACCATCCCGTTTTTGAGGAACCGTACCATCGACGTCAGGCGGATCTCACCATTATTATTGATAACGCTAGCAAGTTCGGCATTGGGAGCGATACTGGTCGGCTATATTACCGATCAAGGGCTGAAGCTAATAGTTTCGGTCGCTATGATCGCAGTTTCGATCTTTATTTTGGTCAAGCGTGACTCCGGCGTCGATCCGCAGTCGTCCGTGACCGGCAAGTCGCTCGCGGTCACATTTGTCCTTACGTTCATTTTGGGAGTTTACGGCGGTCTCTTCAGCGGGGGTTATGTGACGATGCTAACTGCCGTACTTGTGGCATTTTTTGGGATGACATTTTCCCAATCGATCGCTGCGACCAAACTGATCAACGTGGTTTCGTCAACGATTGCCACGGCCGTATTTATGTGGCAAGGTTTAGTGGATTATAAACTTGGGCTCATACTCGGAGTGACGATGTTTGTCGGGGCTTACGTCGGTGCATACTATACGACAAAAATGAGCGACGTCTGGCTAAAACGTATTTTTCTCTTCACGGTCTTGTTATTGGCGATTAAGATACTCTACGATTATTTTTGA
- a CDS encoding DUF4350 domain-containing protein: MKQKLFIITVFILAAAILVGLNAASYTQKQQAPESEAAPNRSSYNPGPTGTQAFYTLLTETGRKVIRWQTPADDLVARKVDAPTTFVIIGPRRRDFADQEVTGLLRWVAEGGRLVMIDREPVERLVTTTAKWKVAVVPQNLIAILDTDPSDQAKMTASTAAAKPVQPSRLTLGVNAVQFSQFASAIELEAISTSATPSEKIKTQSPTFSPKPPFEQDPKDVASEEDTDEPSSAGPVVQLISGGSNVLTEMPYGAGKIVILADPYIVANGGIGIADNAKLAVNIAESGGGLIAIDEYHHGFGSNNNRLLEFFAGTPIVAIFFQCLVLVGAIFYSRSRRFGRPVPYAEPDRLSKLEYVGAMAELQRRTRALDLAIENIYSDFRRRSVRLLGMDLYSATHGDLAAAIAERSSIDRTEIEKLLFKCEEISAGKPTNNNEVLDCVRSIRKLEYKLGLRKEPVEK, encoded by the coding sequence GTGAAACAGAAACTGTTCATTATCACGGTTTTCATACTAGCTGCTGCGATCCTCGTCGGCCTAAATGCCGCGTCGTATACACAAAAGCAGCAAGCTCCGGAAAGCGAAGCCGCCCCGAATCGCTCCTCTTACAACCCCGGCCCGACCGGTACGCAGGCATTCTATACCTTACTCACCGAGACCGGCCGAAAGGTCATCCGCTGGCAGACTCCGGCCGATGATCTCGTCGCCCGCAAGGTAGATGCGCCGACGACGTTTGTCATAATAGGTCCGCGTCGCCGTGACTTTGCCGACCAGGAGGTCACCGGACTCTTGCGATGGGTGGCTGAGGGCGGCCGGCTTGTGATGATCGACCGTGAACCGGTCGAGAGACTGGTCACGACGACTGCGAAATGGAAAGTCGCGGTCGTACCGCAGAACTTGATCGCGATACTTGATACCGACCCATCCGATCAGGCTAAGATGACCGCGTCCACGGCCGCCGCGAAACCAGTCCAACCAAGTCGGCTGACACTGGGCGTGAATGCCGTCCAGTTTTCGCAATTTGCGTCCGCGATAGAATTAGAAGCGATCTCCACGTCGGCTACACCATCGGAAAAGATCAAAACTCAGTCACCGACCTTCAGCCCGAAGCCGCCATTTGAGCAGGACCCAAAGGACGTTGCCTCCGAAGAGGATACCGACGAGCCGTCGTCAGCCGGACCGGTCGTCCAACTCATTTCCGGTGGGAGCAATGTCTTGACCGAGATGCCGTATGGGGCCGGAAAGATCGTCATTCTCGCTGATCCGTACATCGTCGCAAATGGCGGGATCGGAATCGCCGACAATGCTAAATTAGCCGTCAACATAGCGGAAAGCGGCGGTGGGCTGATCGCCATCGATGAGTATCATCACGGGTTTGGCTCCAATAATAATCGCCTGTTAGAGTTTTTTGCCGGAACTCCGATCGTCGCAATTTTTTTCCAGTGCCTGGTGTTGGTCGGTGCGATATTCTATTCGCGCAGCAGACGATTTGGTCGCCCCGTCCCATATGCCGAACCGGATCGTTTATCAAAACTTGAATATGTCGGTGCGATGGCCGAACTGCAGCGGCGAACCCGGGCATTAGACCTCGCGATCGAAAATATTTACAGTGACTTTCGCCGCCGATCGGTAAGGCTTTTGGGAATGGATCTCTATTCAGCGACACACGGCGATCTTGCCGCGGCGATCGCAGAAAGATCCTCGATCGATCGCACTGAAATTGAAAAATTGCTATTTAAGTGCGAAGAGATTTCGGCCGGCAAACCGACGAACAATAATGAGGTTCTGGACTGCGTCCGGTCGATCCGTAAGCTCGAGTACAAACTCGGCCTGCGAAAGGAGCCAGTTGAAAAGTGA
- a CDS encoding DUF4129 domain-containing protein, with product MKLSCRQRLTTKNAVPAAIFLILITLTAEVFGASLSDYRTRLVTARESILTLSKVDYTDDEFRAMVLERVSSVRRTIPRTETIEVGAGAVETNNSWLHDDLDLYLNEANIANRDEIVQRVADRLLGVEAAVTDLTNATSGSTTKDDEKQKIAEILRRQEYQKPKDEGESLFQKWRREFLEWLAKMFPEVEISPNAPSDVGSFATILQILLYGVLAVVLGFLLYRFLPFFAPRFGRRKRKSTDDRIILGERVSADQSAADLFAEAERFARDGELRLAIRKGYVALLCDLADRKVIGLARHKTNRDYLSDIRKKNRLFENMKRITASFERHWYGSQTADQREWEEFREQYQKTVSEV from the coding sequence ATGAAATTGTCGTGCCGACAAAGACTGACGACTAAAAATGCTGTTCCCGCGGCAATTTTTCTGATTCTGATAACGCTGACGGCCGAAGTGTTCGGAGCGTCTCTAAGCGATTACAGGACGCGTCTGGTAACCGCTCGTGAATCAATATTGACGCTCAGTAAGGTCGATTATACGGACGACGAATTCAGGGCTATGGTGCTTGAGCGAGTGAGTTCGGTACGGCGAACGATACCGCGCACGGAGACCATCGAAGTCGGGGCCGGTGCCGTCGAAACCAACAACAGTTGGCTGCACGATGACCTCGATCTTTACTTGAACGAAGCAAATATTGCGAATCGAGATGAGATAGTCCAGAGGGTCGCGGACCGTTTGCTCGGGGTCGAGGCCGCCGTCACCGACTTGACCAATGCAACTTCCGGATCAACCACCAAAGACGACGAGAAGCAAAAGATAGCAGAGATCCTAAGGCGTCAGGAATATCAAAAACCAAAGGATGAAGGCGAGAGCCTGTTTCAGAAATGGCGTCGCGAATTTCTTGAATGGTTGGCAAAGATGTTTCCGGAGGTCGAGATCAGTCCTAACGCACCGTCCGATGTCGGTTCGTTTGCAACCATCTTGCAGATCCTGCTCTACGGCGTTCTGGCGGTGGTGCTGGGATTTCTACTTTATCGATTTCTGCCGTTTTTCGCTCCACGGTTTGGCCGCCGAAAACGTAAATCGACTGACGATCGCATCATCCTCGGTGAACGCGTATCGGCGGATCAGTCGGCCGCCGACCTTTTCGCTGAAGCGGAGAGATTTGCCCGCGACGGTGAGTTGCGCCTAGCTATTCGTAAGGGCTATGTCGCACTATTATGCGATCTGGCGGATCGAAAGGTGATCGGTCTTGCACGCCACAAGACCAACCGCGATTACCTCTCGGATATTCGTAAAAAGAACCGACTTTTTGAAAATATGAAGCGGATCACGGCGAGCTTTGAGCGGCATTGGTACGGTTCGCAAACGGCGGACCAACGAGAGTGGGAAGAATTTCGAGAGCAATACCAAAAGACGGTAAGCGAAGTCTAG